The nucleotide window CCGCACCTTGGCGGAAGCCATCGTCAAGGCGCAGGAGAGCGAGATCGCGCAGATGGAAGCCATCCTGAAGCGCACCGATCCTGCGAAGAAGTGAGGTCTCCGCCCCTCGCCTGAACAGGCCCCATCGCCGGCGGGTCTCCGGCAGGTCACTTGGCCGCACGCCCCCTGGTCCCCCCTGCGAGCAGAGCTATCTGGAACGCCTCCAGACTGATCACTCAGTGCCGGCAGGAGGCGACTCGAGGATGAGCATTCCTATCACTCTGACCGTCAACGGCATCGCCCGCAGCCTCGTCATCGAAGATGCGCGGGTGACCCTGCTCGATCTTTTGCGGGAGCGGCTCGACCTCACCGGCTCGAAGAAGGGCTGCGACCGAGGGCAATGCGGTGCCTGCACCATCCTCCTCGATGGAATGCGGGTGAATTCCTGCCTCGCTCTGGCGGTGAGCCATGACGGTTGCTCGATCACCACGATCGAAGGTCTGGCCGGGCCCGATGGGTTGCACCCGGTCCAGGCGGCCTTCCTCACCCATGACGGGTTCCAGTGCGGCTTCTGCACGCCGGGGCAGGTCATGAGCGCGGTGGGCCTGATCCAGGAGGGTCACGCGGGTGACGATCCCGAGCGCATACGCGAAGGCATGAGCGGCAACTTGTGTCGATGCGGCGCCTATGCCGGCATCACCGAGGCGGTGCTTGCAGCCCACGGGGTCATGACCGGCCCGGACGTTCTGCCCGGCGGCTACGTTCAGGAGGATGCGGCGTGAACCGGTTCGATTACGTTCGCGCCTCGTCGGTGGCCGACGCGGTCGCCGCCTTCGGTCCGGGCACGCAATATCTCGCGTCAGGCACCAACCTCCTCGACCTAATGAAGGGCGGAATCACCCGTCCGGAGCGCATCGTCGACATCAGCCGTGTGCCGGGACTCGACGCCGTCGTGCGCCTTCCCGATGGGGCGACCCGCATCGGCGCTCTGGTGCGCAACAGCGCCCTGGCCCACGATCCGACCTTCGCCCAATCCTATCCCGCCGTGGCCGAAGCCCTGCTCTCGGGTGCCTCGGCGCAGTTGCGCAACGCCGCGACGACGGCGGGCAACGTCCTCCAGCGGACGCGCTGCCAGTATTTCTACGACCCCGCCAGCGCCTGCAACAAGCGCGCGCCGGGGGCCGGCTGCGAAGCGATCGGCGGCGAAACGCGGACCCACGCCATCCTCGGCTGGAGCGAGCATTGCATCGCCACCCACCCGTCCGATCTCTGCGTACCGCTGGTCGCCCTCGACGCGGTGGTGGAGATCGAAGGACCGAATGGCGCTCGCGAGATGCCGCTGGAGAGTTTTCATCGCCTCCCGGGCGAGCAGCCCGAGCGGGAGACCGAATTGGCTCCGGGCGAACTCGTCGTCGCCATCAGGCTGCCTCCCGAGGCGTCCTCCCTCGCGACCCATTCGCGCTATCTCAAGCTGCGGGAGCGGACGTCCTACGCCTTCGCGCTGGTGTCGGTCGCCGCCGCCCTGCGGATCCAGGCGGGCCGCATCGCGGATGCGCGGATCGCACTCGGTAGCGTCGCCCTCAAGCCCTGGCGGGCCCGCGAGGCGGAGAGCCTTCTCGCTGGCCGTGAACCGACCCCGGACCTGTTCGCCGAGGCGGCCGACATCGCCCTCGCCGACGCGAAGCCGTCCGGTGACAATGCGGCCAAGGTCGAACTCGCGCGGCGCGTCGTGCGGCGTGCGCTCGCCCTTGCCCTGGCCGGAACGCCCGATCGTGTCCCCGCTCTGCCCGCCAGCCCCTTCTCGGGAGCGACCCATGATTCCTGAGCGCGAAACCTCAAACCGCATGCGCCACGGCGCCTCCATCGGCCAGCCGGCGACCCGCAGGGACGGCGAGGCCAAGGTGACGGGCGCCGCCCGTTACACCGCCGATTTCAAGCCGGACGGGATGCTCCATGCCGTCATGGCGGTGAGCACCATCGCCAAGGGCCGGGTCACGCATCTCGACATGGAGGCGGCGAAAGCCCATCCCGGCGTTAAGGCGGTGATGACCCCCGACAACGCGCCGGCGCTCGCTAAATCCCCGGACGAGAAGGACAATCCCTTCAGCTTCCGGCTCAACCTGCTGCAGAACCACGAGGTTCGCTACGCGCACCAGCCGATCGCGGTGGTGATCGCCACGACGCTGGAGGCCGCCACCGAGGGGGCCGTCCTGCTGGCGCCGCGCTACGCCGCCGAGACCCCGCATGTGGGCCTCGATGCGAGTGAACCCTTCGTGCCGGGAACCATCGGCGCCGGTTCGGCGACCTCGGAGGGGATCGGCGACGTCGAGGCCGGCATGGAGGCGGCCGAGGCCCGCCTCGTCGCCACCTACGAGACGGCGGCGCAGTATCACAACGCCCTGGAGCCGCATTCCACGGTGGCGCGATGGGACGGCGACAAACTAGTTCTCTACACTCCGACTCAGGCGCTCTGGGTCGCCAAGGGTCGCATCGCGGGGCTGCTCGGCATTCCGCCGGAGAATATCCACATCGTCAGCCACTATCTCGGCGGCGGCTTCGGCTCGAAGGGCTTCCTGTCCGCGCCGCAGATTCTCGGGATCATGGCGGCAAAGCTCGTGGGCAGGCCGGTGAAGCTCGTCACCCGGCGTGAGCAGATGTTCGGTCCGGTCGGCCATCGCGCAGAGACGCGCCAAACCCTGACCCTCGGGGCGAAGCGCGACGGCTCGCTGACCGCCTACCATCACCACACCCTGACCCAGACCAGCGCCTATGACGATTTCTTCGAACCGTCCGGCATCATCTCGCGCCACCTCTATGCCTCGCCCGCCATCGCGACGACGCATGAAGGCGTGCGCGGCGATATCGGCACGCCGATCTTCATGCGCGCGCCGGGCGAGGCCTCGGGCAGCGTCGCGGTGGAGAGCGCCCTCGACGAGCTTGCCCATACGCTCGGGATCGACCCGCTGGAGCTGCGCCTCAAGAACTACGCCGAGGTCGAGCCGATCACCGGAAAGCCGTTTTCTTCGAAGGCCTTGCGCGAATGCTACGCCCAGGGAGCAGAGCGGTTCGGCTGGGACGGGCGCCCTCTGGCGCCGCGGCGGATGCGGGATGCGGACGGCCTTCTCGTCGGCTGGGGGCTCGGCACCGCGACCTATCCGGCCAGCATGTTCCAGGGTGAGGCGCGGGCGACGATCCGGGCCGACGGCAGCGCACTGATCGAGACCGCGGCCCACGATATGGGCCAGGGCGCCTGGACCGTGCTCGCCCAGATCGCCGCCGACGGCACCGGTCTGCCGATGGAGCGGATCGACCTGCGGATCGGAGAATCCGACCTGCCCAAT belongs to Methylobacterium sp. 77 and includes:
- a CDS encoding xanthine dehydrogenase family protein subunit M, whose amino-acid sequence is MNRFDYVRASSVADAVAAFGPGTQYLASGTNLLDLMKGGITRPERIVDISRVPGLDAVVRLPDGATRIGALVRNSALAHDPTFAQSYPAVAEALLSGASAQLRNAATTAGNVLQRTRCQYFYDPASACNKRAPGAGCEAIGGETRTHAILGWSEHCIATHPSDLCVPLVALDAVVEIEGPNGAREMPLESFHRLPGEQPERETELAPGELVVAIRLPPEASSLATHSRYLKLRERTSYAFALVSVAAALRIQAGRIADARIALGSVALKPWRAREAESLLAGREPTPDLFAEAADIALADAKPSGDNAAKVELARRVVRRALALALAGTPDRVPALPASPFSGATHDS
- a CDS encoding (2Fe-2S)-binding protein; the protein is MSIPITLTVNGIARSLVIEDARVTLLDLLRERLDLTGSKKGCDRGQCGACTILLDGMRVNSCLALAVSHDGCSITTIEGLAGPDGLHPVQAAFLTHDGFQCGFCTPGQVMSAVGLIQEGHAGDDPERIREGMSGNLCRCGAYAGITEAVLAAHGVMTGPDVLPGGYVQEDAA
- a CDS encoding xanthine dehydrogenase family protein molybdopterin-binding subunit, producing the protein MIPERETSNRMRHGASIGQPATRRDGEAKVTGAARYTADFKPDGMLHAVMAVSTIAKGRVTHLDMEAAKAHPGVKAVMTPDNAPALAKSPDEKDNPFSFRLNLLQNHEVRYAHQPIAVVIATTLEAATEGAVLLAPRYAAETPHVGLDASEPFVPGTIGAGSATSEGIGDVEAGMEAAEARLVATYETAAQYHNALEPHSTVARWDGDKLVLYTPTQALWVAKGRIAGLLGIPPENIHIVSHYLGGGFGSKGFLSAPQILGIMAAKLVGRPVKLVTRREQMFGPVGHRAETRQTLTLGAKRDGSLTAYHHHTLTQTSAYDDFFEPSGIISRHLYASPAIATTHEGVRGDIGTPIFMRAPGEASGSVAVESALDELAHTLGIDPLELRLKNYAEVEPITGKPFSSKALRECYAQGAERFGWDGRPLAPRRMRDADGLLVGWGLGTATYPASMFQGEARATIRADGSALIETAAHDMGQGAWTVLAQIAADGTGLPMERIDLRIGESDLPNGGLAGGSTGTATSGMAVHNAAKAAIAQLSELATSDPASPLYGAGNAGVIASDGRIARADDPARSESFAEILARAGRDSVVAKGQGAGDPAAQKTYAMHAHGAVYAEVKVDPDLGQIRVTRLVGAFAAGRVVNPRLVRSQYYGGMIWGVSLALHEHAVMDRRSGRIMNANLADYHVPVNADIPFVEAILVEEHDPHVNALGIKGVGELGIVGTAGAIANAIWHATGIRVREIPITLDKLLD